The region GGCCTGTTCGGCCAGGTCCAGGATCACGTCATTGGTGGACCCTACCCGCTCGTGGTATTCCAGTACGCGGCCGAAGATCCGCGATGACAGCATCGCACGCATGCGGACCGCGTCGTATCGGTCCTGGAATCTTGCCAACTCATTGTTCGGGGTAGGGGGGTTCATCGTCGTTCCGTCCCGGAAGGCGGGGCGGTACCCACCGGCGGGAGCCAGGGCCGGCAAGTAGTTCCGGCGCATCTGTTTCAGGTGGAAGCCAGCACATTCAGGCTGATATCGAGTGCCGGCGCGGAATGGGTCAGGGCGCCGACGGAAATCACGTCGACGCCGGTTTTCGCGATCTCGTCGAGCCGTTCCAGCGTGATCGCTCCCGACGCTTCGACCACGATGGACCGATCTGCCGCGGTCAACGCGCGGATCCGGCCGACCGCCGTCCGCATTTCCTCAGTGTTCATGTTGTCCAGCATGATCCAGTCCGCCCCGCTGCGCACGGCCTCTTCGACCTGGTCCAGGGTGCCCGTCTCCACCTCGATGTCGTACCGCATGCCCGAATGGGCCATGTTCGACCTGCACTTGCGGACCGCGCCGGCGATGCCTCCAGCGGCGGCGATGTGGTTATCCTTGATCAGCACCATGTCGAAGAGACCGTGGCGGTGATTGTCTCCGCCGCCGTGCAGTACGGCCCCTTTCTCCAGTTCGCGGAGACCGGGCGTGGTCTTGCGGGTATCCACGATGCGCACTCCGGTGTTTCGCACGGCATCGACGTATCGCCGGGTCATGGAGGCGATGCCGGAAAGGTGACGCATGAAGTTAAGCGCCGTTCGTTCGGCGGTAAGTACAGACGGCGCGGCGCCCCGCACTTCGGCGATGGGCTGGCCGGGTACCAAACGGTCGCCATCGGTCAGCAGGGCCCGGAATTCCAGGCTGGGATCCACCTCCCGGAACGTGAGACACGCCGGGAACAGGCCGGACAGTACACCGGGCTGCCGGGCCTCGAACCGGGCGCGTGTCTGAACGTCGGGCTTCAGGGTCCACGCGGTGGTGATGTCGCCGTCTCCCACGTCTTCACGCAAGGCGCGAGCCACGATTTCCTCTAGTGACACCGGGTCGAATTTCGTGTCCACGGAATCCTGCTTTCTAGGGTGAAATCCGCCCCTCGCCCGCGCCCTTGAACGCGCCGGGCAAATAGTCGATAAGATCACCGGCCACCAGGCTGTGCGGCCCCATGGCTTCCGCGCCGAGATCGCCTGCCAGGCCGTGTAGGTATACCCCCAGGCGGGCCGCGTCCCATGCGCCGAGACCCTGTCCGAGCAGGGCCGCGATGAGACCGGTCAGCACGTCGCCCGATCCGGCGGTGGCCATCCCCGGGTTCCCCGTGGGATTCACCGAGACCTGTCCGCCGGGGGAAGCCACCAGCGAGGCGGCGCCCTTGAGCACGAGCGTAACCTGAAGGGAGCCGGCGGCCTGTCTCGCGGCCGTAACCCGGTCCGCCTCGATGTCGTCGACGGCCATGCCGGCCAGCCTGGACAGCTCGAACGCGTGGGGCGTCATGACCACTTCCGGTGCCGTGCCGGCCAGGCGGTCCGGTTGGCCCGCGAAGGCGTTCACCCCGTCGGCGTCGATGACGACCGGTCGCTCGCTGTTCGATACAACGCGGCGGACCAGCTCGGATGTTTCCTCGTGGCGCGTGAGACCCGGACCGATGGCCAGCACATCAGCCCAGGAGAGCAGTTCCTCGATGTCGGACTCGGCCACAAGAGAAAGCGATCCTTCAGCGGTTTCGGGCAGGCCGCGAAGCATCACTTCCGTGTGCCTGGCCGTCAGGGCATCCATAAGGCCCGCGGGTGCACCGAGCATGACCATGCCCGCGCCGCCGCGCAGGGCTGCCCGAGAAGCCAGCGTGGCCGCTCCCGCCATGCCTGCCGAGCCGGCGACGACGGCGACCTTCCCGCGACTTCCCTTGTGATCCCCGGGCCAGTGAGCCGGAATCAGGCCGGCCATCTCGTTTCGCTCGGGCATGAAGAGGTACAACCCCTCCGCTTCTACGGCAGGATCGGGAAAGCCGATGTCCGCGACTTCCAAACCGCCGCACCAGGAACGGCCGGGGAAGGTGGCCAGGTCGACCTTCATCAGGCCGATCGCGAGGGTATGGTCGGCGCGCACGCAGGTCCACTCCGCGCGGGGGCGGGACTGAGGTAATCCGCAACCGGGCGCCAGGCCCGATGGGGTGTCGACGGAGAGCACGGGGGAAGGGCTGAGGTTGATCACCGCGATGGCGGCGTCGTATGGCTCTCTCGGTGGTCCCTTCAACCCGGTGCCGAGGAGCGCGTCGATGATCAGCGCCGGTGGCCGGTCGGGCATTTCGAGCGGACCGTCGGGCCGGAAGTCCGGAACCAGACCAGCTTCCTCGAGCCTTTCCAGGTGCTTGGCGGCATCGACCGGTAGGTTCGGCCTGTCGGCGAGCACGTGACAGGTCACCGAAGCGCCCCAAAGATGGAGATAACGGGCGGCCACGAATCCGTCCCCGCCGTTGTTCCCCTTCCCGCATACCACGGCGACCGTCTTGCCGGCCACACCTTCCAGCAGCTGTTTCGCAGTTTCCGCCACCCGGCAGCCCGCCCTTTCCATGAGCTCATAGCCGGACAGGCCGAAGTCATCGATGGTGCGTCGGTCAATCGACCGCATCTGGAGGGTGGTACAGAGCTTCATGGTCAACACTCGCAGTCCGGACCGCGCTATGTGCTTTCCGCGCCGGTCACGCCATGCGCGCCGGTCTCTGCATGCGTGCCGGTCACGCCATGCGCGTCGGTCTATGCATGCGCGCCGGTCTCTGCATGCGCGCTATCCTCGTAAAGTAGCTTCCGGGCCTGGTCCCTGTTCCGAATATCATATATGGTCTGGATCGTTTCAAGTTTATCGAGCAGGCGACCGACCTCCGGACCCTCGTGCAGGCCCCGGTCGGCCATGATGTCCGCGCCGTTCAACATCAGGCCCTTTGCCCGCAAACTTCGGTGCCGGGTGTAAAGCCGCAGAAGCTGCCGCGCGGCCTTCGCGATTCTTCCGCTCGCCACGCTATCTTCGTCCGGTCCGTGCGCCAGCGCGAGGAGCGCCACTCCGGGGGTTTCGTCTTTAGACCCCCGCAGAATCCGGCAGAGCGCCTCGTCGTCCGGTTCCCGCGTAGCGGCACCATCGAGCAGCCTCGCCGCCCCGAACACCAAATGGTGAAGCGCCTGCCTTTCCCGATTGCTCAGCCTCAACCGGTCGGCCGCGCCTTCGACCCGTTCAAGGGCCGTGTTTGCACTGCCCGTCGCGCCGCCCGTCGCGCCGCCCGTCGCGCCGCCGATCCGGATGCCGCACAGCACGAGGCTGGCGAACCGGAGGATCCACAGGCTGGTCCGGTCGCCCGCCATTTTAGCTTCGTAACCGGTCAGATGGGGGTAAAGTCCGTGATCCTCCATGAAAACGTCCCGTGCGATGAGCCGGTCCGTCCGTTCCATCCGTTGAGACGCCGGTTCCGACAACGATCCCATCCAACCGGGAAAGAGCGACCCGAACACGCCGGAGCGGATCATGGCGGACACCCGGTCCGACGTGCGACGCCGGCCCATGATCAAGGACAGCTCGTAAAGCAGGCGTTCTCCCGATACCTTCCGCAGGTCTTCGTCGCATGCCGTGATCCATGCTTCTGTAGGGGGCGTGATGTCCAGGCCGAACTGGCCGGCAAGTCGGAACGCCCTCAATACGCGCAGTGGGTCGTCACGAAAGGACGCCTCGGATACCGCCTTGAGCCGCCTTGCCGCGAGGTCGGCCGCGCCGCCCAGTGGATCGATGACCGACGGCCGGCCGTTCAGTACGTCCGCCAGGCGGACGGCCATGGCGTTGATGGTGAAGTCCCGCTTGCGGAGATCCGCCTCCAGGGAATCGCCTTTGAAGGACGAGATATCGATCGTGAACCGGCGCCGCAACACGACGCGTCCGGTTCGATCCGTATCATCGAGCGGCACGAAGGGACACCGCAGGCGGTCTGCCAGTTTCCGACCCAGCGTCAGTCCGTCCGCCGCGAGCGTGAGGTCCAGGTCCCGTACCGTGCGGCCCAGGATGGCATCCCGCACGGAACCGCCCACGAGATAGACTTCGTGATTCACTTCCCGGCACAGATCGGCCAGATCGGAGGCCAGTCGCCTATGGGCCTTCAACAGGGGCTGAACAGGATCGACAAGGGCTGACATCGGGTATTTGAAAGGCGTGGGGTCGTGGGTCGGAGGGGAAATCGGCCATCGCACGGGGAACCGGCGAAGAATGGGCCGGGACGCCCGGTAGCCATCGAGCCGGATTCCACCGAAAACTATGGGCCCGGATCCTCCAAGTCAAGGGATTTGTCGGTTGACAGACCGGCGCTTTCCGGTCCATCTTTAGCACAGGACGCGTAGTTCGGAAGCGCGCCGTCGGACAGGGCTTCGGAGGGTGATGATCCCAGATGCAACTCTACCCCGCCATCGACATCAGACAGGGGCGATGCGTCCGCCTCGTCAAAGGCAGGCGCGACCGGGAAACGGTGTATGGTGACTCCCCGGCGGAGGTCGCGTTGAGATGGAAATCGCAAGGCGCGACTTACCTGCACGTCGTTGACCTGGACGGCGCCTTCACCGGCGAAACGGGCAACCGGAAAAGTGTCGTCGGCATCCTGGAAAAGGCCGATATGCCGGTACAGCTGGGCGGAGGCATCCGTACGCCCGAGACCGTGGAGGCCTGGCTGGCGCTGGGGGTGCGCCGCGTCATCCTGGGCACGGCGGCCGTGGAGCGTCCCGACATGGTGCGGCAGGTGGTGGAGGAGTGGGGGCCGGAACGCATCGTCGTCGGAATCGACGCCAGGGCGGGACGGGTTGCGGTCGACGGCTGGACATCCGGCGGGTCCTGTTCATCCCTCGAACTGGCGGAGGCCATGAAGGAAGCCGGGGTCCGCCGGATCGTCTACACGGACATCGACCGGGACGGTACGATGAACGGACTGAATACCGGTTCGACGGCGCACCTGGCCCGTGAAAGCGGACTGCGGGTGATCGCGTCGGGGGGTGTGGCCACGCTGGACGACCTCGAACGGGCATCCGGAGCCGTCGCGGACGGCCTGGAAGGGGTGGTGCTCGGGAAATCCCTGTACGAAGGAACGATCAATCTGTCGGAAGCCGTGTGCAAATACCAGTCAGCCCCTGGCGCTCAGGACCTTGGAGAGTAAACATGCCGGATAACACCGTCGAAGTCCTGATGATCGAAGACAACCCCGTGCACGTGCAGTTGATTCGTCACTACATGGAATCCAGCCGGCTTACGACCCGGCTGCACGTCGCCGGGACGCTCCGGGAAGGACTGGACCAGATCGGGGAGGCGTCCTTCGACGTGGTGCTGCTGGACCTTGTCCTGCCCGACAGCGCCGATCTCGACACGCTCCACAGCGTCCGCGCGGCCGCGCCGGACCTGCCGGTCATCATACTCACCGGGCTCGACGACGTTTCCCTGGCCGCCACGGCCGTGGAAGCGGGCGCCCAGGACTACATCGTGAAGACCCAGGCCAACACGACCCTGCTGTCCCGGTCCATCCACTATGCCATGGAACGCGTGCGCGCGCGCAGCGGCGAGTGGGACTCTGCCATGTTCAAGTTGGCCCAGCAGCAGTTCCTCAAGGCGGCGCAGATCATGGGGCTCGACGAGAACATACGGGAAAGGCTGCTCTTTCCCCAGCGGACCCATATCGTTACACTCCCCTTTCGCCGGGACGAATACCATCTCGTGGAAAATGTCTTCGGATACCGAGTGCAGCACCTGCTCACCATGGGGCCGACCAAGGGCGGCATTCGCTACCACGAGGACGTGAACCTGGGAGAGGTCTCCGCCCTGGCCATGTGGATGACGTGGAAATGCGCGCTGATCAACCTGCCCTTCGGCGGCGCCAAGGGCGGTGTCCGGATCGATCCGACCGACCTGTCCCGCCGCGAGCTGCAGCGCCTCACCCGCCGCTTCACATCGGAAATAATCGACATCATCGGGCCGGACAAGGACATCCCCGCCCCCGACATGGGTACCGACGAGCAGGTCATGGCCTGGATCATGGACACGTACAGCCAGCAGGCGGGCTACACGGTTCCGGGTGTCGTCACCGGCAAGCCGGTCGTGCTGGGCGGGTCCCTGGGACGCCGCGAAGCCACCGGTCGCGGCCTGGTCTACCTGGTCGAAGCGGCCGCGCAGCACATGGACATGTCCCTGGACGGCGCCACTGCGGTGGTCCAGGGCTTCGGCAACGTGGGCAGCAACACGGCGCGATTCCTGGATGCGGACGGAGTCAGGGTGGTCGCGGTAAGCGACGTCACCACCGGGATCTACAACGCCAACGGACTGTCGCTGGAGGACGTCTTCAAGTACTGCGAGAAAAACCGTTTCCTGTCGGGCTATCCCGAGGCCGACGAAGTCACCAACCAGGAACTGCTGGAACTGCCCTGCGATATCCTCGCCCCGGCCGCGTTGCAGAACCAGATCACCGGCGACAACGCGGACCGGTTGAAGTGCGGGCTCCTGGCGGAAGGGGCGAACGGCCCCACCACGCTCGATGCCGACGAGATCCTCGGGGAAAAGGACGTATTCATCCTGCCGGACGTCCTGGGTAACGCAGGCGGCGTAACCGTCTCGTACTTCGAATGGGTACAGGACACGCAGAACTACACGTGGACGCTCGAGGAGATCAACAGCAGGCTGCACAACATCCTCATCGACGCCTTCGGCCGGACCGTCCACCGGGCTTCCGAAGACCAGATCGACATGCGTACCGCGGCGTTGATCGAGGGAATCAGCCGGGTGACCCAGGCGAAACTGCTCCGGGGGATCTTCCCCTGACGAACGCCGGCCTGCGCTGACCGGGAGGTAGCCATGGCTTCAACGGATTCCGACGCGGCTTCGTCGGAAATCGGCGAGGCTTCGACAGCGATCGACGCGGCTTCGACGGAGATCGACGCGGCGTGGGTACGGCTGCTTCAGAAAGCCGCCTACCTGTGCAGCGTGATCGTCATCGCCTGTTCGGTGCTTGTGCTCGCCGGATGGCAGTTCGATCTCGCCGTCCTGCGGGGATTGGTCAACCCCGGGCGGGTTCCCATGAATCCGCTCACGGCCGCCGCCTTTCTGCTGGCCGGCGGCACGTTGTGCACCCTTTTGCCGAGGAACGCTTCGGCATACCGCAGGTGGACGGGTTTCGCCGGCGCGGCCCTGCTCATGGCGCTGGGAGCCGTCAAGCTATTCGACTTCGATCTGGGCGGCCGGGGGATCGACCAGTGGCTTTTTGCCGAGTCCCTGAGCGGCAACCGCATGGCCCCGCACACCGCCTTTACCTTCATGCTCGTGGGCCTGGCACTCCTGCTGCTCGACCTGCGCGGGCCGAGACACTGGCTGTCCCACGTCTGCGTCATGAACGCCGGGATCATCGCCCTGCTGTCCCTGGCCGGTGCGATCTACAGCACCATGGTCCTGTACAGGGTTTCCGGCGTGATCCCCATCACCCTGAATACCGCGCTGGGCTTCGGCGTCCTGTGCGTCGGCATCTTTTGCGCGCGGCCCCGCCGCGAACCGGCGGCCACCCTGGTCAGCGCCACGGCCGGCGGCCTCATGGCCCGCCGCCTGCTTCCGGCGGCCTTTCTCATTCCCATCATCCTGGGCTGGCTCCAGTTCCAGGGAGAAAGGGCGGGATTCTACGGGGTGGAGTTCGGTCATTCGATCTTCGTGGTCTGCAACGTGATCGCCTTCAATATCCTGATCTGGTGGAACGCCCGCTCGATCGGGCAGATCGACGCGGAACGGACGCGAATAGCCCACGAACTGCACCGGCAGAACGCCCTGCTGGAGCAGACGACCCACGACATGGTGCTCTTCCAGGGGGAACTCCAGGAAGCCAAGGAGTCGGCCGAGGAAGCCAGCCGGGCCAAAAGCGAATTCCTCGCCAACATGAGTCACGAGATCCGCACGCCGATCAACGGGATCACCGGCATGACCCAGCTCATGCTGCATACCGACCTCACCTCCCGGCAGCGGGAGTTCATGCGGCTCATCGATCAGTCAACGGAATCGCTCCAGGGCCTTTTGAACGATATCCTGGACTTCTCGAAGATCGAGGCCGGCCGCCTGGAACTCGAATCGATCCCTTTCGAATTGCGGGAGCGCATCGCCAATACGGTGCAGGCCATGTCGATACCCGCTTCGGAAAAGGGCCTCGAGCTAGCGTACCAGGTCGCTCCCGACGTGCCCGACCAGTTGTTGGGCGACCCGGGACGGTTGAGCCAGATCGTGATCAACCTGGTTGGAAACGCCATCAAGTTCACGGAAACGGGCGACGTGGTCCTTTCCATGTCGCTGGCCTCGGAATCGGAGGGAGCCGTGACGCTGTCCTGCTCGGTGGCCGACACCGGCATCGGCATTCCGGAAGACAAACAGCAACTGATCTTCGACGTTTTCAGCCAGGCGGACAGTTCCATGTCGCGGAAGTATGGCGGTACGGGCCTGGGACTGGCCATCTGCGCGCAACTGACCGCCATGATGAACGGACGCATCTGGGTCGAAAGCGAAGAAGGCCGGGGAAGTACCTTCCACTTTACCGTCGAAATGCAAAAACGGCGCGACGCGGTGGAAAAGCCGGCCGTAGACGCCGGGCCGCTGGCCGGCCTGCGGGTACTCGTTGTCGACGACCATCCCACCAATCGGAGGTTCCTGGTCGACATGCTGGCCGAGTGGTCCATGCAGACAATGGAAGCCGGCACGGGCGTGGAGGCCCTCGCCGCCCTGACCGGCGATGGCGGCGAAGCCATCCGGCTGGTCCTGCTGGACGAAACCATGCAGGAAATGGAAGAATACGGTCTCATCCGGGAAATCAACCGGTGTGCCGAAGGACGGGACCTCGCCATCA is a window of Gemmatimonadota bacterium DNA encoding:
- the nadC gene encoding carboxylating nicotinate-nucleotide diphosphorylase, whose amino-acid sequence is MDTKFDPVSLEEIVARALREDVGDGDITTAWTLKPDVQTRARFEARQPGVLSGLFPACLTFREVDPSLEFRALLTDGDRLVPGQPIAEVRGAAPSVLTAERTALNFMRHLSGIASMTRRYVDAVRNTGVRIVDTRKTTPGLRELEKGAVLHGGGDNHRHGLFDMVLIKDNHIAAAGGIAGAVRKCRSNMAHSGMRYDIEVETGTLDQVEEAVRSGADWIMLDNMNTEEMRTAVGRIRALTAADRSIVVEASGAITLERLDEIAKTGVDVISVGALTHSAPALDISLNVLAST
- a CDS encoding NAD(P)H-hydrate dehydratase; translation: MKLCTTLQMRSIDRRTIDDFGLSGYELMERAGCRVAETAKQLLEGVAGKTVAVVCGKGNNGGDGFVAARYLHLWGASVTCHVLADRPNLPVDAAKHLERLEEAGLVPDFRPDGPLEMPDRPPALIIDALLGTGLKGPPREPYDAAIAVINLSPSPVLSVDTPSGLAPGCGLPQSRPRAEWTCVRADHTLAIGLMKVDLATFPGRSWCGGLEVADIGFPDPAVEAEGLYLFMPERNEMAGLIPAHWPGDHKGSRGKVAVVAGSAGMAGAATLASRAALRGGAGMVMLGAPAGLMDALTARHTEVMLRGLPETAEGSLSLVAESDIEELLSWADVLAIGPGLTRHEETSELVRRVVSNSERPVVIDADGVNAFAGQPDRLAGTAPEVVMTPHAFELSRLAGMAVDDIEADRVTAARQAAGSLQVTLVLKGAASLVASPGGQVSVNPTGNPGMATAGSGDVLTGLIAALLGQGLGAWDAARLGVYLHGLAGDLGAEAMGPHSLVAGDLIDYLPGAFKGAGEGRISP
- the hisA gene encoding 1-(5-phosphoribosyl)-5-[(5-phosphoribosylamino)methylideneamino]imidazole-4-carboxamide isomerase, with translation MQLYPAIDIRQGRCVRLVKGRRDRETVYGDSPAEVALRWKSQGATYLHVVDLDGAFTGETGNRKSVVGILEKADMPVQLGGGIRTPETVEAWLALGVRRVILGTAAVERPDMVRQVVEEWGPERIVVGIDARAGRVAVDGWTSGGSCSSLELAEAMKEAGVRRIVYTDIDRDGTMNGLNTGSTAHLARESGLRVIASGGVATLDDLERASGAVADGLEGVVLGKSLYEGTINLSEAVCKYQSAPGAQDLGE
- a CDS encoding response regulator, with the protein product MPDNTVEVLMIEDNPVHVQLIRHYMESSRLTTRLHVAGTLREGLDQIGEASFDVVLLDLVLPDSADLDTLHSVRAAAPDLPVIILTGLDDVSLAATAVEAGAQDYIVKTQANTTLLSRSIHYAMERVRARSGEWDSAMFKLAQQQFLKAAQIMGLDENIRERLLFPQRTHIVTLPFRRDEYHLVENVFGYRVQHLLTMGPTKGGIRYHEDVNLGEVSALAMWMTWKCALINLPFGGAKGGVRIDPTDLSRRELQRLTRRFTSEIIDIIGPDKDIPAPDMGTDEQVMAWIMDTYSQQAGYTVPGVVTGKPVVLGGSLGRREATGRGLVYLVEAAAQHMDMSLDGATAVVQGFGNVGSNTARFLDADGVRVVAVSDVTTGIYNANGLSLEDVFKYCEKNRFLSGYPEADEVTNQELLELPCDILAPAALQNQITGDNADRLKCGLLAEGANGPTTLDADEILGEKDVFILPDVLGNAGGVTVSYFEWVQDTQNYTWTLEEINSRLHNILIDAFGRTVHRASEDQIDMRTAALIEGISRVTQAKLLRGIFP
- a CDS encoding response regulator, with the translated sequence MASTDSDAASSEIGEASTAIDAASTEIDAAWVRLLQKAAYLCSVIVIACSVLVLAGWQFDLAVLRGLVNPGRVPMNPLTAAAFLLAGGTLCTLLPRNASAYRRWTGFAGAALLMALGAVKLFDFDLGGRGIDQWLFAESLSGNRMAPHTAFTFMLVGLALLLLDLRGPRHWLSHVCVMNAGIIALLSLAGAIYSTMVLYRVSGVIPITLNTALGFGVLCVGIFCARPRREPAATLVSATAGGLMARRLLPAAFLIPIILGWLQFQGERAGFYGVEFGHSIFVVCNVIAFNILIWWNARSIGQIDAERTRIAHELHRQNALLEQTTHDMVLFQGELQEAKESAEEASRAKSEFLANMSHEIRTPINGITGMTQLMLHTDLTSRQREFMRLIDQSTESLQGLLNDILDFSKIEAGRLELESIPFELRERIANTVQAMSIPASEKGLELAYQVAPDVPDQLLGDPGRLSQIVINLVGNAIKFTETGDVVLSMSLASESEGAVTLSCSVADTGIGIPEDKQQLIFDVFSQADSSMSRKYGGTGLGLAICAQLTAMMNGRIWVESEEGRGSTFHFTVEMQKRRDAVEKPAVDAGPLAGLRVLVVDDHPTNRRFLVDMLAEWSMQTMEAGTGVEALAALTGDGGEAIRLVLLDETMQEMEEYGLIREINRCAEGRDLAIILLVTAGQRDDLEFGKSFGIACSVSKPAKQSDLLNAIMETVAGTGSPALEEGAEGLSDGVVPRRILLAEDGAVNQRVAVLMLESRGHEVTVANNGREAVERFKSGAFDLILMDVQMPEMDGLEATRTIRGLETGGDHIPIVAMTAHAMSGDRERCLEAGMDDYLSKPIQAQLLYAAVESAHVVGSPPAKPETPSSTVITDSAPVDWEKAVAQVGGDEAIVAELARLFLAECPGLETGIREAVAAGNTADLRRHAHTLKGSAGVFKAEAAVDVAQRLEQMGREGDLDGAEEFLATLAHELDRLKPALAERIAEAKLQAGSEK